In Stigmatopora nigra isolate UIUO_SnigA chromosome 18, RoL_Snig_1.1, whole genome shotgun sequence, one genomic interval encodes:
- the pemt gene encoding LOW QUALITY PROTEIN: phosphatidylethanolamine N-methyltransferase (The sequence of the model RefSeq protein was modified relative to this genomic sequence to represent the inferred CDS: deleted 1 base in 1 codon) — protein sequence MSDNVIANRGENRYPLVSSDCCGGLGNIDYSKMDLKVLEEVSKHVNLKDGHFHIAVCAIIFNPLFWNVVARWEHRTRKLSKMLGSPYTACYFLGFIILLLNVCRSHSVAVAMKTQARWDVLDRSEVFQAGVVLLAFGSVLVVSSFVALGFTGTFLGDYFGILKEEKVTGFPFNLTDNPMYWGSTANYLGLALIGASPTGLVLSALVALVYKLAIGFEGPFTERIYRERTAKRE from the exons ATGAGTGACAACGTGATCGCCAATCGTGGAGAAAATCGCTATCCCCTC GTGTCGTCTGACTGCTGCGGCGGACTCGGCAACATCGATTACTCCAAG ATGGACTTGAAGGTGTTGGAAGAAGTCTCAAAGCACGTCAACCTTAAGGACGGACACTTCCACATTGCCGTCTGCGCAATCATTTTCAACCCACTTTTCTGGAATGTG GTGGCAAGATGGGAGCACCGTACTCGCAAACTGTCCAAGATGTTGGGAAGCCCCTACACGGCTTGCTACTTCCTTGGATTCATCATCCTTCTCCTCAACGTGTGTCGCAGTCACAG TGTGGCCGTGGCCATGAAGACGCAAGCCCGCTGGGACGTACTGGACAGGTCGGAGGTCTTCCAGGCGGGAGTCGTCCTTCTGGCGTTTGGCTCCGTGTTGGTGGTCAGCAGCTTCGTGGCGTTGGGATTCACCGGAACCTTCCTTG GAGACTACTTTGGAATCTTGAAAGAGGAGAAGGTGACGGGCTTTCCGTTCAACCTGACGGACAACCCCATGTATTGGGGCAGCACCGCCAACTACCTGGGATTGGCTCTCAT AGGCGCCAGTCCAACTGGTCTGGTCCTGAGCGCCCTGGTGGCCTTGGTCTACAAGCTGGCCATTGGATTTGAAGG ACCTTTCACCGAGCGCATCTATCGAGAGAGGACGGCCAAACGTGAATGA
- the LOC144211400 gene encoding dexamethasone-induced Ras-related protein 1-like isoform X1, translated as MIKKMSPSEKDFHIPAKNCYRMVILGSTKVGKTAIVSRFLTGRFDEQYTPTIEDFHRKLYSIRGNVYQLDILDTSGNHPFPAMRRLSILTGDVFILVFSLDNRDSFLEVQRLKRLIYETKSCLKSKTKENLDVPLVICGNKGDREGARQVQRSEIEQLVDGGDGDEKCAYFQISAKRNDNVDRMFRALFGLAKLPREMSPDLHRKLSLQHCHVLRRKSFKKAKQEAQAEAYGMVTPYARRPSVHSDLMYIKEKAVGGGGGGGGAGQAKDKERCVIS; from the exons ATGATCAAGAAAATGTCCCCCTCGGAGAAGGACTTCCACATCCCGGCCAAGAACTGCTACAGGATGGTGATCCTGGGCTCCACCAAAGTGGGCAAAACGGCCATCGTGTCCCGCTTCCTCACCGGGAGGTTCGACGAGCAGTACACGCCCACCATCGAGGACTTTCACCGCAAACTCTACAGCATCCGGGGGAACGTTTACCAGCTGGACATCCTGGACACTTCGGGGAACCATCCCTTCCCGGCAATGCGGAGGCTCTCCATCCTGACCG GCGACGTATTCATCCTGGTCTTTAGCCTGGACAACCGAGACTCCTTTCTGGAAGTCCAACGTCTCAAGCGGCTAATCTACGAGACCAAATCGTGCCTGAAGAGCAAAACCAAAGAGAACCTGGACGTGCCCCTGGTCATCTGCGGCAACAAGGGCGACCGCGAGGGCGCCCGCCAAGTGCAGCGCTCGGAGATCGAGCAGCTGGTGGACGGTGGCGACGGCGACGAAAAGTGCGCCTACTTCCAGATCTCGGCCAAACGCAACGACAACGTGGACCGCATGTTCCGGGCGCTCTTCGGCCTGGCCAAGCTACCCCGCGAGATGAGCCCCGACCTGCACAGGAAGTTGTCGCTACAGCACTGCCACGTGTTGCGCCGCAAGTCCTTCAAGAAGGCCAAGCAGGAGGCCCAGGCCGAGGCCTACGGCATGGTCACGCCGTACGCACGGCGCCCCAGCGTGCACAGCGACCTGATGTACATCAAGGAAAAAGCCgtgggcggtggcggcggcggcggcggcgcaggGCAGGCCAAAGACAAGGAAAGGTGCGTCATCAGCTAA
- the LOC144211400 gene encoding uncharacterized protein LOC144211400 isoform X2 — MIKKMSPSEKDFHIPAKNCYRMVILGSTKVGKTAIVSRFLTGRFDEQYTPTIEDFHRKLYSIRGNVYQLDILDTSGNHPFPAMRRLSILTGTRHQIVPEEQNQREPGRAPGHLRQQGRPRGRPPSAALGDRAAGGRWRRRRKVRLLPDLGQTQRQRGPHVPGALRPGQATPRDEPRPAQEVVATALPRVAPQVLQEGQAGGPGRGLRHGHAVRTAPQRAQRPDVHQGKSRGRWRRRRRRRAGQRQGKVRHQLKGRRLDTGKSGEALRRLLMEPADVRCRRRGDAVIPPRPPDQKKNIPRMLPCGGVLCAQSALKTKGRWTMLSFTSVFYNTRLCFDVILQSVLFLCTIYCDCPFFASEN, encoded by the exons ATGATCAAGAAAATGTCCCCCTCGGAGAAGGACTTCCACATCCCGGCCAAGAACTGCTACAGGATGGTGATCCTGGGCTCCACCAAAGTGGGCAAAACGGCCATCGTGTCCCGCTTCCTCACCGGGAGGTTCGACGAGCAGTACACGCCCACCATCGAGGACTTTCACCGCAAACTCTACAGCATCCGGGGGAACGTTTACCAGCTGGACATCCTGGACACTTCGGGGAACCATCCCTTCCCGGCAATGCGGAGGCTCTCCATCCTGACCGGTAC GCGAC ACCAAATCGTGCCTGAAGAGCAAAACCAAAGAGAACCTGGACGTGCCCCTGGTCATCTGCGGCAACAAGGGCGACCGCGAGGGCGCCCGCCAAGTGCAGCGCTCGGAGATCGAGCAGCTGGTGGACGGTGGCGACGGCGACGAAAAGTGCGCCTACTTCCAGATCTCGGCCAAACGCAACGACAACGTGGACCGCATGTTCCGGGCGCTCTTCGGCCTGGCCAAGCTACCCCGCGAGATGAGCCCCGACCTGCACAGGAAGTTGTCGCTACAGCACTGCCACGTGTTGCGCCGCAAGTCCTTCAAGAAGGCCAAGCAGGAGGCCCAGGCCGAGGCCTACGGCATGGTCACGCCGTACGCACGGCGCCCCAGCGTGCACAGCGACCTGATGTACATCAAGGAAAAAGCCgtgggcggtggcggcggcggcggcggcgcaggGCAGGCCAAAGACAAGGAAAGGTGCGTCATCAGCTAAAAGGCCGGCGTTTGGACACCGGGAAAAGTGGCGAGGCCCTCCGACGCCTCTTAATGGAACCTGCCGACGTGCGTTGCCGTCGCCGTGGAGACGCTGTGATTCCTCCACGACCgcctgaccaaaaaaaaaacattccaagaATGTTGCCTTGTGGTGGTGTACTCTGTGCGCAATCTGCGTTAAAGACAAAAGGGCGCTGGACCATGCTCTCGTTTACATCCGTGTTTTATAATACCCGTTTGTGTTTCGATGTGATTTTGCAATCCGTGCTCTTTTTATGCACTATTTATTGTGACTGTCCCTTTTTTGCAAGTGAAAACTGA